Sequence from the Thermocoleostomius sinensis A174 genome:
AGCAGAGATCGGGGGAATGGGCAGTTTCTTGTTAATTGACAGTCTCAAAACGTCCTTAGCGATTCATCTACTCCGGCATTATTGTGCCACGCGCCCCAAACTCTTCCAGAGTTCTAACGGCTTATCTCAAGCCGCGTTAACGCGGGTGAAAGACTACATCAATGAGCATTTGCATCAGGTGTTGAACCTGAGTAAGATCGCCGCGATCGCCCAACTTAGCCCCTATCACTTTCTACGCTTGTTTAAGCAACGCATGGGAATCACGCCGCATCAATACATTTTGCAATGCCGGCTAAATCGAGCCAAATATCTGCTGCAACATAGTGAGTTAAGCATTGTCGAAATTGCTGCTCAGACAGGATTTTGTGATCAAAGCCATTTGACTCGATCGTGCAAACGCATCATGGGTATGACGCCTAAGCAACTCATGCAATGGCGATCTGGTTCTCGCAACAGGGTGGAATGATACTTCGCTACGCTGTAAGCGATCGCAAGAATATCCCAAACCTCCGCAACTTTCTTCTAGAGCCTGAAGGCACTCCTTTTTTACAGTAGGAGTGGAGTTCAGAGGAAAGAAAATGCAACTTGAGCACAGTACAAATTTGGCAATTGGCCACAGCGTATCCATCCTACCCATGACGGCTCCGCTGTGGGGACTGGTCATTTTTATGCTCTGGACGATCGCTGTTGTAGTTCTCTTACTAATAGTAAGAATTCGGCATTTAGCGGCAGGAGGTAGCCCCAAAGACTTCGGAGTCATGGATAATGACAATTTAATGTGGCGGTTATTTCGTGTTCAGTCAAACTTGATCGAAAATTTACCATTATATCTAGGTGTTGTTCTTCTTCTAATACTTCGAGGAGTAACTGGGGTGATAGTTGATGGGTTAATCAGCGTCTATATTATCTTCCGGCTATTACACTCGATTGTTCATATTATAGGTGCCGATCCAAGGTTGCGAATAGCTAGCCTAGCGATTCAATTTAGTTGTCTCATTGCATTAATCGAACTTGCAATCTTTTATCGATCCCATTGACTGTAAAAGCACAGTATGCCCCCATCAAATCTTAGGGATATGCCGATTTCTGACCCATAACACACAGTTGAATAGGTTATTCAGCATACTCCTTCTGAATGTCACGTAAAGCTTGCTGAAGATCGGGACTGTGCAACCAGCCTACAAATCCTGCATAAAGGCACTGTTCGTCAGCCGCTGCTACAAAAATATGATCGATACCTGCCCAGTTTTTCCAAACGCGAATCGTACTGCCGTCAGGTAAGGTAATCATTGGTTTTGCTTGCTGAAAACCGCGCCAATGACCATCGGTGATACCTGGAATTGCTCGAATGCGTTGAATGATATCGTGTAAACGTAGAGAAGTACAGATGTTAAAATCTTCCCAAAAATCGCGAATGGTGGAAACCACTAGTGGATGATTGCGTAATGCTGGGTGCGACAAATCAGTGAGGCAGATAAATCGGGCGTGGGAAAATTGGGTACAGGCGATCGGAACTGTGCCATCACTACCTTGATCATAGTCACCGGCAATTACTAGGGTTGGGATGGCAGCCGCGATTACTTCAGCGATAGATTTGCGATCTTTCCCCAGATCTCTGGCAATACCAATCCCTAAGTTAAATGGATCAATCATCCGTCCCAAATCGGCTCCACCAACAGGTGAAGCGATTAGTACCAGCGAATGTACCTTGGGCCACCATTCGGGATGTCGATGCAACACCTCCAACCAAATTAGCCCTCCCATCGAGTGACCAATGATTTTGAAGGGGACCTCTGGATATTGCGCTAGATTGTCTTGAGCGATCGTTTCAACTGTTTGAATAAAGGGCGCGATTCGAATCCAGGTTTGGATGTAGCCCAGATTTGGAGCAATAATCCGAGTCGAAGCGTCCACCAACTGATGCGCTAAGGCAATCATGGCGCGATTGTCATCAGCCCAGCCGTGCTGTACAAACAACAGGAAGTCGGGTGTAATGGAAGCCACGCGGCAACCCTCAAAACCACATCACTCAAACTTACATCTTCAGGCTAGCCGTAAGCTCTCGCAGTAAAAAAGAGGGAATTGTCCAAGGCATGAACCATGATCCCTCTTTCAAACCCAACAAAAAAGGAAAGCAACCCGTAGCTTTACTTTCCTCTAATGAAATGATTTTCTATCGTAGCCTGAGGCATCAAATCGATTGGGCAGTTCTCAAACCCGCCTTCTACTTCTAAGGCAACACAACCTTTGTGCTCAAACTCATAGTCTTGCGATCGCCGGATTGCTTGCTGCCTTGGGTTCCATCCTCCTTCAACGCTGTTTATACCCACTAGATGCATAGAGTCGTCATACTGACAGGAGGTCCACTTCTTCATAGGACACATCTCCTAAAAGAGCGAAAGAATATTCTTTAGTATATAAGATTACCTTAACAAACACATAAGCGAATTTAAACAATCGTTAAGCTGAGACATGCAGCAATTAGTCTGTTCAGCAAGCTGATTCGCTAGTTTCATACTGATACGTCATAAACCAATTACCCTATTTCAATGCTAAAAAGTCAACAGCGGGTAGTGCTGCTGACTAGTTGCATTGAAACAAGTTAGGATTTGAGCGGATCATGTCCCCAATTCATCAGTGAGTAGCGCCAGCGCGTGGCTTGAATGTCGCCAGCCGGACGCTGGGCTGAATGACGATGAATGTAGGCAATTACTTTTTTCATGTGCGATATATCATCTTCGCTGTAATCAGCCTGCTTTGTGTGCAATAGCTCGACAATGCGACGACCAGACTGATGCCCTATCGATTCACTGTCACCGTCTTTTTGTCCTACTTGCTGTGATTCTTCGGTCTTTAGCCATGACTCCAATTCTTTAGGCGTCATATTCACCACATCTTTGAATTCTTTGATGGTGGCGCGATCGCTCTCGGTGATGCTTTCTGTCTTTGCCATACAGGCTCCTAAATCAATCTACCTTGTCTAAAGATTCTGGCTTATGAGCAGCCTGCTTGCCGCTTTTATCGCTTTTGACTAGATATTCTGGATTATCTTTGGATGCCGCTACATGATGTCCTTTGATGTCTATTGGTTCGGTCAATTTCTTTTCAACGGTTCCTTCCGTTTTGCCGTGTGATGTTTTCCACTCCACATGATCTCCCTTTTTGAATTGCTTTGCCATAAAACATGTCCTATCGCTGTAATCGGTTTGCGCCAAGGTTGATATATGATTAAATTCTGTTAACTAATTTAATAAGAACTGCTAAGAAAATAATCTGACTCAAGATTGAAATATTGGGACTGAAAACAGGGTTGCACTCAATCGTCGCTAGATGTAATGGCTCAGGAAAGGCATGAAACAGCCTAAAAATTGCTATACCTGAGAAGTAGATGGATATAAAGGCGAAGCAACTCTCTTGCGGCAACATCATCAAACATCCCGAACTGTTCTAGCACCTCCTTCTTTGTTCACTTCTATGCCAACTCAAACCCGTCAACGGGCTACTTCAAACAAGTCCAGACGGGTCTGGCTAATACGTTGGCTTTGGCCGGTACTGGCCTTAGGCATTACCGGTTGCGAACCGTTGTCCCAGTGGGTAGAACAGCTTCCCGATTTGCCTGATTTACCAACGGCTGAATCGCCCCAAGTTCCTGCTCCTGTTCAATCGCCAGAAACAGCCGAAATTGAAGCCCAAATTCGGC
This genomic interval carries:
- a CDS encoding alpha/beta fold hydrolase — its product is MASITPDFLLFVQHGWADDNRAMIALAHQLVDASTRIIAPNLGYIQTWIRIAPFIQTVETIAQDNLAQYPEVPFKIIGHSMGGLIWLEVLHRHPEWWPKVHSLVLIASPVGGADLGRMIDPFNLGIGIARDLGKDRKSIAEVIAAAIPTLVIAGDYDQGSDGTVPIACTQFSHARFICLTDLSHPALRNHPLVVSTIRDFWEDFNICTSLRLHDIIQRIRAIPGITDGHWRGFQQAKPMITLPDGSTIRVWKNWAGIDHIFVAAADEQCLYAGFVGWLHSPDLQQALRDIQKEYAE
- a CDS encoding hypervirulence associated TUDOR domain-containing protein, which produces MAKQFKKGDHVEWKTSHGKTEGTVEKKLTEPIDIKGHHVAASKDNPEYLVKSDKSGKQAAHKPESLDKVD
- a CDS encoding MAPEG family protein, producing MLWTIAVVVLLLIVRIRHLAAGGSPKDFGVMDNDNLMWRLFRVQSNLIENLPLYLGVVLLLILRGVTGVIVDGLISVYIIFRLLHSIVHIIGADPRLRIASLAIQFSCLIALIELAIFYRSH
- a CDS encoding DUF3140 domain-containing protein, translated to MAKTESITESDRATIKEFKDVVNMTPKELESWLKTEESQQVGQKDGDSESIGHQSGRRIVELLHTKQADYSEDDISHMKKVIAYIHRHSAQRPAGDIQATRWRYSLMNWGHDPLKS